From the genome of Streptomyces ficellus:
TCTACCCCGTGACGCACACCGACGCCCCGGTGTCCGGCCCCGTGGACCCGGGCTCCTCGCCGCTCGGACGGCTCGTCGGGCACACCCGGTGCGCCGTCCTCACGGCCATAGGCCACGGCGGTACGACGAGCGAGCTGGCCCGCCGCGCGGGCGTCTCGCTCGCCTCGGCCAGCCAGCACGCGGGCGTGCTGCGGGACGCGGGACTGGTGGTGACCCTCCGGCAGGGCAGCTCCGTCCTGCACACCCTGACGCCACTGGGCGCCGCCCTCCTGCACGGGGGCGGCGCCCAGCCCGGGCGGCAGCCGCAGCCGGCCGTCCAGCGCCGGCAGCCGCAGCGGCGGCGTTACGCGCGGAACGGCCCCGTCACCTCGTAGGTGATGCCGCCCGACGAACTGCCGGTCGTACCGCGCTGGCTGGAGAAGTACAGCCGGCGGCCGTCCGGTGAGAAGGCCGGGCCGCAGATCTCGGAGCCGGACTGGCCGCCGATCCGCAGGAAGGGCGCCACGACGTCGTCCGGCGTGATCACGCAGATCTCCATGGTGCCGCCGTCCTCCGCGACGAACAGGTCGCCGGAGGACGAGCCGGTGACGTTGTCCACGCCGGTCAGCGGGGCGCCACCGCCGGTGACCAGGGAGTCGTCATAGGCGAGCTCGTAGGTGTTGTTCGCCAGGTTCAGCTGCCAGAGGCGGTTGTCGCCCTTGGTGGTGAACCAGACGGTGTCGTTGGCGTAGTGGCAGCCCTCGCCGCCGTTGAACCGCTTGGCGCCGGAGACCTGGTCACGGGTGACGGTGGGGGAGCCGTCCGGGTCCGGCACGGTGGCCCAGGTGAAGCTGCCGGAGGTGGCGGTGCCCGCCCGCAGCACCTGAAGGGTGCCGGAGGACAGGTTGCCCCAGGTGGTGGGGACGAACCGGTACAGGCAGCCGTTGGACTCGTCCTCGGTCAGGTAGACCACCTTGCGGACGGGGTCGGCGGCGGCGGCCTCGTGCTTGAAGCGGCCCATCGCGTCCCGGCGCACGGCCGCGTTCACGCCGTAGGGGTCGGTCTCGTACACGTACCCCAGGCTGACCTCCTCGCAGGACAGCCAGGTGTTCCACGGGGTCCTGCCACCCGCGCAGTTCGTGCGGGTGCCCGACAGGATGCGGTACGCGCCGGTGATCGCGCCCGTGGAGGAGAACTTCACGGCGCTCGCGCCGCCACCCGGGTTGATCTCCGAGTTCGAGACGTAGATCCAGCCCGTGCCGTCCGTGAAGCACGCGCCGCCGTCGGGGGCGTTGTGCCAGGTGTACGAGGTCGAGCCGACCTTCTGGCCGGATCGGGCGATCACCCGGCTGGTGAAGCCGCTGGGCAACTGGATGCCGTTGGCGTCCGCCGCGCCGAGGGCCCCGTACGGCCCCGGGCCCGGCTGGGCCGGCGCCGCGTAGGCCGCGCCCTGCATCAGGGTGCCGCCGAAGGCCGCGACCGTGCCGCCCATGACCGCTCCGCGCAGGAAACTGCGACGTTCCACTTGTCACTCCAAGGGTGTGTGACCCTCCCGCCGCACCGGTCGGGGCGACGGGGTCGCGCGCTTCCGGAACCTAGAAGTCCCGCATTGACGGTGCATCAACACCCGGTGAAGGGGAAGCGGCGGCGCTCCGCCGCTCCGGCGCCGCCCACCTCTCCGGCACCCCCCGCCGCTTCCGCCCCTCCGCCCGGCTGCGGTGGCGGGCGGGACGCGGCGGGGCGAGATTTCTTTCGAGGACGTCCGGCGGGAGCGATGAGTTTCGCCTGACCCCCCGGTCTACCCCCTCGAAAGCACCACGACGACGAGAGAAGAGATGACGACATGCCCCAGATGATCTTCGTGAACCTGCCGGTGAAGGACCTCGAGACCTCGAAGGCCTTCTGGAGCAAGCTGGGCTTCTCCTTCAACGACCAGTTCAGCGACGACAAGACCGCCTGCCTGGTCCTGAGCGACACCATCTTCGTGATGCTGCTCACCGAGCCGCGCTTCAAGGACTTCACCAAGAAGGAGATCGCGGACGCGTCGTCCACCACCGAGGCGATCTTCGCGCTGAGCGCCGACAGCAGGGAGAGAGTGGACCAGCTGTGCGACGCCGCGCTGGCGTCCGGTGGCTCCGCCGCCAACG
Proteins encoded in this window:
- a CDS encoding VOC family protein, whose translation is MPQMIFVNLPVKDLETSKAFWSKLGFSFNDQFSDDKTACLVLSDTIFVMLLTEPRFKDFTKKEIADASSTTEAIFALSADSRERVDQLCDAALASGGSAANDPQDYGTMYGRSFQDPDHHLWEVMWMDPKAIEGQA
- a CDS encoding PhoX family protein, with translation MERRSFLRGAVMGGTVAAFGGTLMQGAAYAAPAQPGPGPYGALGAADANGIQLPSGFTSRVIARSGQKVGSTSYTWHNAPDGGACFTDGTGWIYVSNSEINPGGGASAVKFSSTGAITGAYRILSGTRTNCAGGRTPWNTWLSCEEVSLGYVYETDPYGVNAAVRRDAMGRFKHEAAAADPVRKVVYLTEDESNGCLYRFVPTTWGNLSSGTLQVLRAGTATSGSFTWATVPDPDGSPTVTRDQVSGAKRFNGGEGCHYANDTVWFTTKGDNRLWQLNLANNTYELAYDDSLVTGGGAPLTGVDNVTGSSSGDLFVAEDGGTMEICVITPDDVVAPFLRIGGQSGSEICGPAFSPDGRRLYFSSQRGTTGSSSGGITYEVTGPFRA